Genomic DNA from Gimesia aquarii:
TTGGAATTTCGCAGGAGTCAGAAACGGATCTGATTTTACGAGTTGAGGTCCAGATGCGGGAGTTTGGTGATTTGCATGGCTGACTTTGTTTGAAGAGGGCTTCATCAGTGAACTGCTGTTGGGACCAAAGGCAGCATCATCATTGTTTTCTGGAAAACTGTTGATGGGCGCTCCGAAATTAGGACTGCTGTTTTGGGGATTCGCTTCAAAACTATCATTCGGATTCGAATTAAAACTATCGTTGGGGATACTATTGAAACTGTCGTTGGGATTCGCTTTAAATTCGGTGGGGTTTTCATTAAAAGCATCACTGCTGCTTTCGAAACTTTGCTGTTGCACAGGTTGTGGAACGCTAAACCCTGAGTTGTCATTTTGTTTGAATTGATCATTTTCACTGGGAGCGAATTGATCCTTCATTTGTGTTGAATCCGTACCAATTGGTTGAGGATTCTGATTACTTTCGAATTGATTATCGGCGTTGTTTGGAAATGTATTATTGTTATTTGCGGGGAATTCATTATCGGGAGTGAGAGGGTTGCCAAAATTCTGATTGGGGTCTTCGTAGCTGGGAACTGTTCCTTTGCTATTTAATCCTCTACTAGGGTTTGAGTTATTTCCAGACGCTGTTGGATTTGCACCAAAGGGAGGCTGGCTATTGGTTCCTGCGCTCGGAGTACTATTGATTGGTTGTTTCCATTGAGTATCAACGCCGTCGTAATTTGTGTTGCTGGGGAAAGCGCCTCCATTATTATCCGAACCTGAAGGTATAGATGAGCCTTGAGGTGGAGGTACTGGCTGACCAAGATCGGGCTGCACAGGATAGTTTCCAGGTGGAATACTACCTGGCGTGACTGTTCCAGGACCCATCTCATAAGGCCCTGGTGATCCGTAAGGGCCGGGATAGGTACCACCGTAAGGATACTGATGGTAAGAGTAACACCCGGAAATCGTGCAGCCCAACAGAGCGCACCAGCTGATATTGAATAGAAATCGTACAGACATGATAGGGTCCTTAAAGTTCCAAGTGATTTCCCGGAAGAGATTGGTGATCTACAGAAAGGGAAAAATCCAGGGACAGGTGCTAACTGAAACGTGTGGTTCGAACATTTTTGCTTCACATACAGCGGGGATTGATGTGAATATGTCTCTGCGGGGAGACGAATACAAAAACAGTCTTGTTTCAGTAAGCGTGCGGGATTTTAGAGAATCTTCAATATGTGTCTATACCGAAAATGGGATTCTCTCCCCTCCCTGAGAAATCTTGACCAGAAAGTTCGCTAGAACAGTGACTTTGCGTTTCGTTTTTGTAATCTTTACAATAAGTGTGAGCCTTATTTCCAAAGAAAAGTGTTTACATTAAGAATTTGTATGCCAGCCCCTCAATTAAAACTCCCTACGATCCAAAACTGGAACTGCCACAGTTGTGCTGGTTGTTGCAGGCAACATGAGATCGAAATCACAACAGAAGAAAAAGAGCGGATTGAAAAACAGCGTTGGGATCAGGATGAGTCGATTCCCACAGGCCAGCCTGTCTTTGTGAAGATAGGGCTTTCACCTGTCAGTAATCGCTATCGACTGGCTCATCAAGAGGATGGTTCCTGCATTTTTCTTGACGAAAAGGGCTTATGCCGCATCCACGCCAAGTTTGGCGAGCCGGCGAAACCATTGGCATGTCAGGTGTATCCCTACGCTTTTCATCCGGCAGGTAATGATATCGCCGTTAGTTTACGATTCAGTTGTCCTTCTGTGGTCTCCAATCTTGGTAAGCGGGTTGATCAACAATCCTCCGAGATTCGAAAAATTGTAGATCAGGTTCTCCCCAAACGTCGAAAAACACCACCGCCTCCTCGCCTCACCGCGAAAGAATCTCTCGGGTGGCCGGACACATTAAAAGTTGTTGGTTCATTAAACCAGTTGTTCCAGTCATCGGATACGCGATTTTTAATCAACCTGTTGCGTGCACTTGCCTGGGTGGAGCTAATAGAGCAATCACGGTTTGAGACAATTCGAGGAGAACGACTGGATGAGTTTCTTTCGTTGATCAGTCAGGCGATCGTACAGGAGTATCCGGGGGATCTGGAATTAAGCAGAACTGCGATTAGCAGATTGGGAGGAATTCAATTTCGCTTACTGGCGGCACAATACGCAAGGAAAGATACCTATGCAGAAGCTTCCCGGGGGTTAGTAAGAAGACGTTTATCGTTATTTCGCTCAGCCCTGAAATTCACTTTAGGAAAAGGTACTATTCCCTGTTTACAAGATCGATTTGTAGCCGTGCCTTTCTCACAATTGGAGGGATCGTTCGGGGCATTGCCACCAGAGTCTGAAAAATTATTTGCCCGCTATTACCGGGTGAAAATTCAGGGACTCCATTTTTTGGGAGCGGCTTATTATGACATTCCTTTTGTCGAAGGATTTTACCATTTGGCACTGATGTTCCCGGCGATTATGTGGATCGCGCGTTGGATTGCCGTCAGTGAAGGCAGGTCAACTTTACAGGTAGAAGATGTGAATGAAGCAATGGCGATTGCGGACCATCACCATGGTTATTCGCCTGTATTTGGTATGCCTCATTTCCGTAGCCGAGTACGAAATCTATCTCGTTCTCAGGATATCAAGAAGTTGATCACCTGGTATGGACTGTAATTAAGAGTTTGAATTCGGTATGGAGTTATTGCTGAAGCTCGATACCTTTCCAGAAGGCAATCCGGTTTTTAAGTTGTTCGTACTCTTGCTCAGGCTCTAAGTAGTACCAGGCAGCATCGCGATTCATCTTGTCGTTAACAATCACGTCGTAGAAAAAGGCTTTACCTTTATACGGACTTGTAGAAGTGGACGAACTCTTCTTTAGAAAATTACTATTTACAGATTCTAACGGGAAATAGACATCCCCATCTATAGTAATGACATCATCAGATTCAACTAAAACAGCCTCATTCCAAATCGCTTTGGGCACACTGAACTCCTCATTATTATATTCAAATAATGATACTAATAAATCACTTGAGAATAGATGTTTAACGAGGTTGCCCAAGACTATAGTAGCCAAGTTTTATTTGAAAGCTATCGATTTTTTTTAAAAATAAGGCTGCTCTTTAAAAAAATAAAATGAATTTCAATTCTGATAGCGGTATTGAGTGATGAATTGTCTGTCCTGATATCCGTCTTACGGATCTTGTTGATCATCGTCTGGAATTTGTCGTGGGCTGAAAGAGATGATGCCTAACTCCCACTGTTTCCTCTTGAACATATTTTGAGAATTTAAAGTGTGGATAAATGTGGCATCTTTTCGCTCATAGGAGATCAAGCCACCATCTTCGAGTTCGACAATATGAATCATTTCCTGAGGATCGGCAGATGGGTATTGCTTAATTTCCACCTCTTCTGAACCGAGAAGCGCTTCTACCGAGAGCGGTGTCTCTTGCCGGCTGAGAGTAAAACGACCATTCGTGTTAGGGATTTGTTCCCATTGAAATCGTTTGAGTAAGTCGTCAATTTTCATAGAATCATGTTCACAGGGGTGGTTTTGTTCGGCTATTACTACTTTCTATTTATGAGTCTAAAACGTTTTTCCAATGAATGGAAGGAATCCGCTTTTAAAAGAAACCTCTTATCTTGTCTGCGCATAAAAAAATGATGTTTCCCTAAAAGAGAGACATCATTTTAAATTTTAATAGCTGCTAAGCTTAAATTCTCAAAAATAAGGACTTCCTGATGTTCAATTCAAAGCTTCAAAGAAACTTTCGTGTTGTGAAGTCCGTCCGAGGGAAAGATTCCCTCGGACTTGACGTTCACGATACTGGAAGCTGCCTTTCGGACCTGATTGGCCAATCCCGTTTAGTGTAGTCTTGGGATTGCAGAAGTTCCTCAAATTCGAATTAGTTGCAGCAAGACTTTGGAGCTGGAGCACAGCAAGTTGGCTTTGGAGCTGGTGCACAGCAAGTAGGAGCTGGAGCACAGCAGCTTCGGGACTTGTGGTTGCAGCAACGAATTCTTACTTTACGGCAACGATCTTTGCAACGGTTGAACATCTTTCCGCAACGGTCTTTGCAACGGTTCATGAAGTTTCCTCTGAACAGTTTTTTACGACCACAGCATGAGTTATCACATGTGTTGCAGCAGGTCTTAGGAGCTGGAGCACAGCAAGTCTTAGGAGCTGGGGCACAGCAAGTTTTGGGAGCTGGAGCACAGCACTTAGGAGCAGGAGCGCAACAAGTTTTAGGAGCTGGGGCACAGCATGTAGGAGCAGGAGCACAGCATCCTTTACCAAGGAAGCTAGCAGCTTCAGCAGATACGCCAGCACAACAAACAACCGCAACGGCGGCAACATAACTTAACAATTTCATTTAGGCAATCTCCAAGGATTCGCTTCGTGGACGGTCGTGAGGTACTCTGTCATGGTTGATTCAGGTGAGGTTTCCCGATCAACCTGAGAGTCCATAGCCTCACGTAATTAAAAAGGTAAACCTGAATATCTTTTCGGCCATAATTGCCAAATGGTCCTTGAATAAACATAAAATTGTCGTGTCTTCCCCGAAAGTGGGTCCTGAAACGTCATTTGTATCGATTATGAGGTCCCTTCGAATGTGTCCGCTCACCTGAGAGAACTATCACTTCATTTTCTGGCAGAAATAACTGTGTCTGTTTGTATATTTTAGATTCCTTAGAAATGACTACCTTCACCTCAAATCTGGAAATCATAGAAAATCCGACTCAGGAGTCCTTCCTGAGCCCTTGAATGAGTTGTATTCAAGCGGGGTATGTATAGGATTGAGATAAAGTCACGCAATGTGTATTAAACAGGCAGCTTTTTATGTGATCGTATGTTTAATTTGAATGGACATCTATGAGAAAAGTGTTTGTTCTTGAAGAGCGGACACACGTTAGTTCTGAGCTTCAATGGCAATTTGAAGAGGAGTCAGATTGGAGCATTCGTGGGTTTTCCTCTGAGTCTAATTTGTTTCAGCAATGTCTTCAGGAAATCCAGGCAGATCTAATCGTAGTTATTAATCTGAGTATTAGTAAGCAAATTTGTTTGCAGTTTTTACAAAAGTGGCTGTCAGCAAGAGTCTCGTTTCCTGTCATCATTTTCTCGGAAGAACCTCTCCAAAATCTGGAATGGGCCCTCCGAGAGCTGGGAGTCTTTCATTTGCAAATAGGCAGTTTGGAGCCGGAAAGAATTGCAAAAATTTGTCGATGGCATTTGGGAGCAACAACATCAAGATCGAAGTCATAATCACGAACACTGCACTTTCATGAATCGATACTCACGCTGCAGATAGTGCAGGTCATTTATCTTACTTGTTCAGATTCTATAGAATGAACTGAGATTTCTTGAAACACAAATCAATAATGTCGTTATTGGAAAGAACATCAAACTGATGAGTAATTCTGAAATAAATGAAATGAATATACAAAGTTGTCTGAATGATCTTATGGATCCAGTATTTGAGAAACCTTTATCTTCTTCAGGATTTCTGAAAGAAACAACGGTTGGCGATTCCGGTCAGGTTCATGTGCTGATTGAATTGCCTGTTCCTTCTTACCCTTTACAGTCTGAGTTATCCGAGCAGATTCAAAGTGCGATTCAAAAACAGTTCCCCGAATGTCAAGATGTAAACGTGGAATATACTACTAATATTAAAGGGAAACAGTCGGGGGGTCGGCTGGGACTTAATGTGAAAAATATTATTGCCGTGGGGGCTGGCAAAGGAGGCGTTGGCAAAAGCACAGTGGCAGCGAGTTTGGCTTATAGCCTCAAGCAATTTGGTGCTCGTGTTGGCTTGGTTGATGCTGATGTTTATGGCCCCAGTATCCCACATCTGGTGGGCACAAGCGAAAAGCCAGTGGCGCAGGAGTTTCAAGGAAAAGATGGCCAGACAATGACTCGTATCGTTCCGGTTGAGGCAAACGGTTTGAAGGTGATGTCGATGGCATTTTTTGTCGAGCCCGATCAAGCTGTCATCTGGCGGGGGCCAATGTTGCATAAAGCGATCACACAATTTCTGCAGGATACAGAATGGGGAGAACTCGACTATCTTATTATTGATATGCCTCCTGGAACAGGTGATGTCTCGTTAACATTGTCTCAATTACTTGAATTGGCAGGTGCAGTGATTGTCTGCTCTCCTCAACAAGTGGCTTTGTTGGATGCAGTAAAAGCAGTGCAAATGTTTCGTCAGGTAAAAATTCCTGTCTTGGGAATCATCGAGAACATGTCTGGTGAGGTATTTGGACAGGGGGGTGCCCAGGCGAAAGGCGAAGAATTAGAAATCCCCTTCTTGGGAGAGATTCCCATGAATGCGGAAATCCGCATCAAATCTGATTCGGGAAACATTTCTCAATTAGTAGAAGAGGGCTCGGAAGCACAAATTCATTTACTCAAGGTTGCAGAAAACGTGGCTATTGAAATTGCCCGCAATCTGATCGCGAATCCCACTCGACCGCCTTTGGAAATTCTCTAGTGCCTCTAAAACCAAATTCAACAGCACATAATTCGACAACTAAAATGATTAGCATTGAAGAACTATTAGAAGAATTTAAGCATCTCGCCGATTGGGAAGAGCGTTGCGATTTTCTGATCGATCTGGGATTTGAACTTCCTGCCATGCCCGATTCAGAAAAAACGGAGGCGAACCGTGTGCATGGATGTCAGAGTATGGTCTGGCTTACCACAGATCTAAAACAGGTCGGAGACCAAAAGGTCCTGGAGATTAATGCGGACAGCGATGCATTAATTGTCAAAGGATTAATAGCTGTTCTACTTGCAATTTATAATAGTAAAACACCGGAAGAAGTCCTGAACATCGATGTGGAACAGTATTTTTCTGAGTTACAGCTAGATAAATATCTTAGCTCTCAAAGAAAAAATGGTTTATTTGGGATGGTTGAGCGAGTTCAGCAGGAAGCAAAAACGCTGTCTGGTCAAACTTAATAATCTACTATCTCGTCAGGAATTCAGTACGTGGTCTGTGATTAATCATCGACAACGTTCTTTCCTGGAAGTGGGATCGCTTCAAAGTGGAAATCAATGGGAGCTGAAGTAATCAGGGTTGGAGCCAGATAAGTGAATTGGTAACTTGTCTCTGCTTGCGGTAAATCAGTAAATTGATAGAGCACGCTAATCTTTCCCGTGCTTTCCAAAGTGGTTTGAGATGATCCGTTCAACCAATACTTTTTACCTTGCGGGTTCTGTAGAAATGCTCGATTGTGGTAAATCCATGTTCGATGTGATTCGAAAGCAGGGCCACTATAGTCATAGCTCAAAGCTATGCGAATATTCAGATTCTGTTTGAAATCATGTTTCATTTTCTCTGCATCAATCAATTCGACTGAAATATTTCCCCGTCGGCGAAGTGCTCCCTTTGATCGCGAAAGATGATCAAAGGTAATTGGTAGAGTTTCAGCCGCCAGTTCCATTTTTAGCCGTCCCTGAAACTCAATGGTCTTTGGAAGTTGATTGCGATCCAAGATCCATTGCATCGAAAATTTTAAATTCTTACCCCCTTCTCCCAGAGGAAGCTCATATTTCGCGTAGGGATTAAAAGGGAGAAGCTTGTGTGTCTTGTTCCCTTTTGCCTCTAATTCACTAGATGAGTAACTCAGAAATAAAGGTCTTAAACGTGGTTCAACCTGAATCAAAAATGTGGTCCGTAAGAGTTCTCGGCTTTTGCTGCCTACGAGAGGTCGTCTGAGAAACTTTTCGATCTCAATCCGAAAAGGTCCGCTGTAGCAGACATAAGTGGTTTCTGCTAATGGGTTCTGCTGATTCTGGCGAATCTGATTGAATTCCAAATGTCCATTCGAACTATTAATTTGATAAGCCAGGTGTCGTTTTCGAGAGAGATCATCAATGGCTTTCCAGAAGGGACGGTCGACAAAATTGACGTCGATCTTAGCTTTTAATAGAGCCTTCGATAAATTCGCCGTATCAAGCAGGTTCCCGGTTTGCTCAGTGATTTTTATGAAAATCATATGAAGCGAGTGTTTGCCTCTCAAATTAACAGTTGAGGCCTTAATGGAATCTTTTGCGACCCGCTTTTCAATCT
This window encodes:
- a CDS encoding SufE family protein; the protein is MPLKPNSTAHNSTTKMISIEELLEEFKHLADWEERCDFLIDLGFELPAMPDSEKTEANRVHGCQSMVWLTTDLKQVGDQKVLEINADSDALIVKGLIAVLLAIYNSKTPEEVLNIDVEQYFSELQLDKYLSSQRKNGLFGMVERVQQEAKTLSGQT
- a CDS encoding DUF427 domain-containing protein translates to MPKAIWNEAVLVESDDVITIDGDVYFPLESVNSNFLKKSSSTSTSPYKGKAFFYDVIVNDKMNRDAAWYYLEPEQEYEQLKNRIAFWKGIELQQ
- a CDS encoding Mrp/NBP35 family ATP-binding protein codes for the protein MNIQSCLNDLMDPVFEKPLSSSGFLKETTVGDSGQVHVLIELPVPSYPLQSELSEQIQSAIQKQFPECQDVNVEYTTNIKGKQSGGRLGLNVKNIIAVGAGKGGVGKSTVAASLAYSLKQFGARVGLVDADVYGPSIPHLVGTSEKPVAQEFQGKDGQTMTRIVPVEANGLKVMSMAFFVEPDQAVIWRGPMLHKAITQFLQDTEWGELDYLIIDMPPGTGDVSLTLSQLLELAGAVIVCSPQQVALLDAVKAVQMFRQVKIPVLGIIENMSGEVFGQGGAQAKGEELEIPFLGEIPMNAEIRIKSDSGNISQLVEEGSEAQIHLLKVAENVAIEIARNLIANPTRPPLEIL
- a CDS encoding YkgJ family cysteine cluster protein, with the protein product MPAPQLKLPTIQNWNCHSCAGCCRQHEIEITTEEKERIEKQRWDQDESIPTGQPVFVKIGLSPVSNRYRLAHQEDGSCIFLDEKGLCRIHAKFGEPAKPLACQVYPYAFHPAGNDIAVSLRFSCPSVVSNLGKRVDQQSSEIRKIVDQVLPKRRKTPPPPRLTAKESLGWPDTLKVVGSLNQLFQSSDTRFLINLLRALAWVELIEQSRFETIRGERLDEFLSLISQAIVQEYPGDLELSRTAISRLGGIQFRLLAAQYARKDTYAEASRGLVRRRLSLFRSALKFTLGKGTIPCLQDRFVAVPFSQLEGSFGALPPESEKLFARYYRVKIQGLHFLGAAYYDIPFVEGFYHLALMFPAIMWIARWIAVSEGRSTLQVEDVNEAMAIADHHHGYSPVFGMPHFRSRVRNLSRSQDIKKLITWYGL